ACGGAGGCTCCTTGCTCTCCCTAGGtcgaatccccttcaaaaagtatgttgatgacctaaaagaggcatttttggcttatatattgcgtaaaAAGTCGTGGTACAAAGTTTTACTTTTCCTATTCCgactcagcttcagggattgatgctggggtggatgtTTCACGTCTGCCTCAGCTTCAACTTCTCAGCATCGCATGCTAAGCATCCACCCTCTGTTCCCTCAACCTTGTtgtgcccaggtgcggatgctaaggtggatgccttctcccgacttcactgctaagggtgaaCCAACTAGCCTTTTTTGCAAGGTTGGATGTGACACATCCACCCTCTTCTCCTATAGCCGGAGcatcttttcttcatatttttgcactccaaatatCCTAAATCATCACATAcaacttaattagtcataaaaccaataattaacagATGTTGGGCATTCTAAACACCAAATAGCACCAAAAAGTAGTTAAACCATGGGTAAGGTAATATTAAAACATgtagaaatatgcccaacatcactaacacaagtccaaaattcaaTCTGTTTTCaacccgaatcacacccgaggcccccgggaccctatccaaacataccaacaagtcttaaaacatgatatgaacttagtcgaagcctccaATCACATCAAAagcacaaatcacaccccaattcaagcctaatgaaactaatggatttccaacttctacaatcgatggtGAAACCTATcgaaccaactccgattgacctcaaattttgcacacaagtcataagtgacacaacggacctactccaacttcctgaaCCAAAATTTGAGCCCGGTAACAACAAAGCAACTCTCAGTGAAacctctcaactctccaaacttcaacttttctaacttttgccaattcaagccgaaatcatctacggacctccaaatcaacatactcctaagtccaaaatcaccatacgaagctatcggaaccatcaaaactctgtttgggagtcatttacacataagtcaacatccggttaactcttttaacttaggcttccaaccttggaactaagtgtcccaattcattccgaagCATCCccagaaccaaaccaaccaccccggaaagtcacataacaacaaacaaatatagaataagcaataaatgggggaacgagctataatactcaaaacgactgggcGAGTCATTACACATTCCTAGATCTTAATTCAAGAAACAAGGGCAAAGGACTTAGAGATAAACTGGCAAAGGATTTGTGAATTAGAGCATTGGcaacaacattggctttacctgGTGATAGTCAATTGTGCAGTCATAAACTTTGATAAGCTCAAGCCATCTCGCTGTCTCATTTAACTCTTTTTGTGTACCCAAGTACTtcaaactcttatgatccgtgaatatATGACACTTTTCTCCATACAAGTAATGTATCCAAATTTTCAAAGCTAACACTATGGCAGCAAGCTCAAGGTCGTGAATAGGATAATCAACTCATGTAGTTTTAATTTTCGAGAGGCATACACAACCACTTTCCCTTCTTGCATCATAACACAACCCAAACCATGATGAGAAGCATTACTATATATCACATACTCTTTCTCTTCAGTTGGTAGAGTAATTATAAGAGCTTTAGTCAATAAGAATTTTAGCTTTTCAAATCTCTCTTGGCATTTGTCATACTACGCGAAATTGACATCCTTCCTCAAAAGTTTAGTCAAAGGAGAGGCTATAATGGAGAATCCTTTTACAAACCTTCTATACtatccagctaagcccaagaaacttcTTATTTCAGTTGGACTTTTAGGTGGTCTCCATTCAACAATAGCCTGAATCTTACTAGGATCAACTTTCACGCCTTCAGCTGACACAACATGCCCTAGAAAAGCCATTTCACAAAgctaaaattcacatttggaaagcTTGGCATATAGCTTTTTCTCCTCCAAAATTCGCAAAATAATCCTTAGATGTTTATCATGATCTTCACTATTCTTGGAATATATTAAAATATCACCAATAAATACCACCACAAATTAATTGAGATAAGGCTCGAATACACGATTCATTAGATCCATGAAcactgctggagcatttgtcaacccaaatggcatcaccaaaattcataatgaccataccgagtcctaaaagcagttttaGGAATATCTTGCTCACCTACTCATACTTGGTAATACCCAGAATTTAAGTCAGTTTTTGAGAACAACCTAGCATCCTTTatctggtcaaataaatcatcgatcctAGGCAATGGATATatattcttaattgttaccttattCAATTGCTGGTAATCAATACAAAGCCGAATAGTgccattttttttacaaataaaaCAGGAGCTCCCCAAGGAGAAACACTTGGCCGAataaaacctttctcaagaagttcttgcaattgaattttcaactccttcaattccgCTGGAGCCATTCAGTAAGGAGTTATCGAAATAGGAGTAGTTCCATGATTAACCTCTATAGGAAATTCAACTTCTCTTTCCAGGGCAACCCAGAAAGATTTTCAGGGAAAACATCACAAAATTCACATACAACTGGTATATCTTTAAGCCTTGGACTTTCTAGGTGTGTATCAACTATATGGGAAATATAAGCTTCACAACCTTGACTAATCATCTTTCTTACCACAATTGTAGAAATAATATTAGATGTCAATGATCTTTCACCTTGAATAACAATGTGTGAAAATGTAGGAGCTTTAAAGGTCACACGCTTTGATCTACAAACAACTACTGCATGGTATCTATGAAGCCAATCCATACGGATGATGACATCATAGTCTTGGAAAGGCATTTCAATCAAAGCAGCATGGAAGCCTAGATTCTGAATCATGAAGGGACAGCCTCGATAGATCTGAGTACAAACAACCTGATGACCCAAAGGACTTTTGACAAGAACACCACAATCAAGTCTCAcatatttcacatttttaggaaaaacaagtgatgagaaaacatatgaatgtgtagaaccaggatcaaatagtGTAACAacacataagccaaataagtgGAATTTACCAAAGACCACGTCTGCCCCATCTTGGTCATCCCTCTATCTCGTAGCATAAGCTCGTGCTGTAGCTCTTGATCCACTGGCTTGATTAGCTCCACTAGCACCTCCCGCTTGGTTATTTCTAGATTTCGAACCTCTATTCCCTTAAGAAGGAGCGATAAACCTTTAGTACACGGAGAAGAAATAAGGTTAGGATTAGGACAATCCTTCACTTTGTGATCGAAGCTCCCACAATTAAAACAAGCACCAGAAGCTTTCCTGCAAGTACCAAAGTGATTCTTTCCACACTCTGCACAAGTGGGTATACGAATCTTGCCTTGTCCATAGCTTGGAGTGCTCGCAGTTTAAAAATTTGATTGATTTTGCTTATGCTGAGCTGACTTGTGAACACGACCAGTCTTGGAATTGTTAAACTTCCCCTTTTGGAGGGACCGTCATAATCTGAATTAGCTTTTCTGAACCTGTTTTCATTTCTACTAGCTTGTTCCATATGAATTCTTTCCCAAGTAAGAGCATTTGTAACTATTTTGAAAAACATTTCATGTTGCAGGACGGCCACAGACTTTCAGATAGAATCATTCAAACCATCTTCGAATCGCCTGCACTTGTCTTTTTTTTATCATCGATAATACCTCCAGCATAATGAGAAAGCCCGATAAACGTTTGTTGATATTTAGCAATAGACACTCCTTTGCTTTAAATCCAGAAACTCCTTTTTCTTTGCATCACGATAAGCAGGTGGGACATACTTCATGCGTAATTCTTTGAAAAAATCATCCCAAGTAAGCACCGAAGGTTTTGCTTTAGCATTTGGTACACTTACCCACTAGTCATAAGCATCTCTTTGTAACAGTGAGATGTCATACTTAAATTTGGCAGCTTCCGAACACTCTAATTGCTCAAATACTCTCTCTATGCGCTCAAGCCATTGTTCAACATCAGTAGGATCAACAGTTCCTTCAAACTCAACTccactcatttttctcattttctcaaagTTCATTTTATTATGGTCTGACATTGTTCCAGCCAAGTGACGAAGAAATCAGCCATTTCCTGAAAGTCATCTTGATCTCAAATAACGGCTAGCTGGTAGCCATGCATCATCATTCCTGCATCATTTACATTACATCTTAACATTTCTGCGTTATAATTTATGGGTATGTGTATGTTTTGTTTTTGTAGGACCAAACATCGCGACGTAGAACTTCTTCTAAGTAGCAAACCAAGCTATAATGCTATGAGGTACAACAAACTCAAAAGCGGGGCGAGAATCCAAACTCAAACTCAAATGCGATCAGTGGAGCTCTAATTCAtcaaatctttcaaatacaaCTGCAATTCAAAGCTATTGTAGGCACCAAAATCTTTTGTCTTGCAGTATCATCATAATACGATACTGGCGCAATTTCTGCAAGCATCGCCCTCTCCAAATCATCATTCCAAAACTACATAAGGTGTGACCCTCATTAAGCTcgaggtatgtaagcaattcaaagccagaattcgGCCCCAATTCTCCAAAATTCCCTCGAAGTCTTCCTTAACTCCTcccctaattcttcaatttatAATCTCCCTTAAATCCATATGCCATTCTCGGAAAGTATGCCTAAAGGTCGGGACAAAATTGGCCttggttcaatttctttgcccgaaaactcttttaTCGTCTACGGTCAAAGAAAGGTAGCTATTGAtgccaattttgaccctcttttataaaattaatttatttatacttactGATTTCTAATAGAtatgttgaaaatattttctaaattaataatACCTATTTTTAGTAATTAATGgtgttaaattaataatttagtgTTGCCTAATCATAAATATATTACTCTTACTATTTTTGAAACTAGCAAATGACTTTTATATTTATTACATaggtttataattaatttaataaggttattttttaatttcggTAAAATAGCCTACTATTTCAAAATGAATCTGAAAATTAGTGtcacaaataaaaaataagatttttaataattaattaactaattacagtAATTAGTAGTATATTTGGTGATCATAATTTTTACtacaatttattaaaattatttaagtttatttaaattaattataatagGGTTAAAGactaaaaggctacaattgcaatttcATAACCAAAGGTGAAATGgttatttattaaataaaaacaGCCCACTACACAAGCCCAAGACCAAAATCTGACCTAGGTCCAACCCCTCTCTTCCTACCTTGGCGATCCATGACCTCCTATCCGACTCAATGAAATCGTGCCACGTGGCCCCTTAATCACACTCACACAAGAAGCACACTTAATCCGAGCCGTCCATCCTTTAGATCAACGGCCCATGTTttatctcttttttcttttaatttcaataCCTCACCTGATTTAATCTCAACCGTCAAAACCCATGGATCCAACAATCCTCATATTTTCTCACTTTAAATGCTTAACCCCTGAATTATCAGGGTCGTTGATCTAAAGATCCGATGGCAGAGATTGCATTTCTTATTTTTAACCCTTAGAGATGACAATATgtacccaaaccctaatcatttcacTCTATTGACTCAGCCGCCGCCCATCCCTTTCCTCTCTTTATTCTCTCAACTCACAGAACCAAATCAATCACATACCTTGCTCAAATTCGTGCAAGGTCATGAATTAGGTAGAAAATCATCTCTTTTGTCTTTCCTAGCCATGATGCTCGCCGATTCCCTTCCCGTTTCTCCTATGATTTGTTAAATTTATGGCATGCATGGCCATCTCTCCAAtgttatcatcattattcttGGTCTAGAGGTCAAGCACAGCGACCTCTAGACATTGAGGCTTTTATCCGGTGGATTTGCCTTAACGGACAGTATCCTCATCTCAGGTAAAAAAAACTATCACTACTCTCACCTCTGTCTTCTCTGATTTCACTCGATTGTACTCATATCATCAACTCTCTATGACTCTCCACTATCGTTTGAATCTGTTGACCTTAAGGCATTTAATGCCACTATAAAAGGGGGCTTTAATGCTCTCACCTAAAACAAGAAGAAGATCGACCTAACTACAAAAATATCCTTAACTACACTTAAATATTCTAAGTAGCAAAAATCAAAGTTAGGGTTCCGAATTAGGTTTTAATTTCTTTCCGGTTTTGAGCTTACACTGATTGGAGTTTGAGTGTTGACTCTTAAACGGCTAAGAAAAGATTCTCATTTGGTTTCCTGCTCAAAAGAAGGTTAGTGAGCCTTGACCTTTTTTCTCTTTCAACCATCTAATTGAAATCATGCTTATTCTGTTATTTTCTGTTAATTGACTCTGTTTATGATAAGTTATAGTTAATTGTCTCTATTTATTTATCATTAGTTTATGATTGATTATCAAACTTTAGAGTTACATGCTTCTTTAACAATCTGAAAATAAGACCATATACTAATTGATTACTCTTGTAATCTTAATAAATAGGTCTTTGAATTGGTAGTATATGTGTTGTTGCGTTTCTTTAATTAACTAAGCACTTTTAATGATTCTATATAACTATCTTGACTTTATACCTCCTGATGTTCCACTAGGACCTTCATGTCTGCTATACTATCTGCCTTGGTGTTATTTACATTTGAAATGATTCACCTGATAGACTAGACCTAAATGGACACAAATCTTTTAATAAAGAAGACAAGATTGTCACCTTAGTTTAGGTACATAAGCTTatgatatttaaattaatttcttctTTCTAATGTGCTTCTACGATTCTATTAACTCTTGGAAGATCATTGATTCTTGTTAAACCTCATAACTGTGTGATCAAATATGCGATCTCACTATATAAACATGTTCTAAACTAATTGGATTCATGTACTTATCATTGTGTGTATTCTGATAACTGCTACACACTTAGCTTAAACTATGAAACTTGGTTAAGATATATTTATGGTGTTTTGAGTTTCATCTGTTATGTTAGAGTGCTAAAATTAAGCTTCATCATGCTTAAGTTTCCATACTTAACCTACATAACAAATCCTTAATATAAAGTTTTCATTGTCTTTCTTTCTGAAACTTATATAGTAATATTGTTAGTTTGATTTCATGAATGTTGATACCCAATCATGTTTGTGATGTTATAACCCTATTAGAATGTCTCATGTATGTGTTCTCTTGGATTCCCTGCACTTATCTTGTtctttaataatatatatatatatatatatatatatatatatatatatatatatatatatatatatatatatatacacacacacacacacacacacacacacacacacacacacacacactcaccaAAGCTTACCTAAGTGAACTAGGGATGACTTACGAACCTAAGATGGACCTGTTGCTGTTATCTGCTGTGTTTGAGCATAGTAGTATGCTTTAATTCCCAATGAGATTGGTATGAGTATGAAGTTAAGGGATTTTAGAAGAAAGTAGCCATGTCATTTGCTTAGGATGAAATTGACCTGTTTACTTGCATCCCTGTTAATACCCTTTAGAGACTCCAATTGAAGCTGTTAACTTGTGCATCTAATAGAAGTTAAGACAGTCTAGGGATGAACTCTTGAACATAGGCTGTTAAGATGATATGATCATGACCTTAGATTTCTGTAAGCTTGAACTCTGTATCTTTTCTACTCTTTAAGTCGCATGACTCAACTGTTTAGGTTTCTAAAGTGAATTGTTGGTGTTCTTTTCCCTTGTGTGTACCTGTAACTGATTTCTTGAACACACCTGAACATGTTGAAAATATTCATTGTGTATCATATACTTATGTTTGGATTATAGCTACAAGAATGTGATTGGCTGTCTTATAATCATGATGATATTCTGTATAGCTGCAGTGAGAAATGTACCTATTCCTATGTTTTATTATTACAGTTGCATTGGAATTTACAATGAGTGCCTCATTAGAATTTAAACCTGTAGGTAAGAGTAAGTGTGAGTGGTTAAGGGTATTTAGGAGTAAAATTTAGTTTGTGGTTGAGATACTCTCCCTGATACAAGTACTGCTCGGGGTCCCTGAGACCCTAGTGAACTTTGAAGTGCCAGGGATCCAAAGGGTGTCTTGGCCATGAATGAAATTTTACCTTAAGCCTTTAATTATTGAAATTTCCTAATCTCTTTAGGTTTTAGTGTTAAATGAAAATAAAGGCTTCACTATAAATTGCTTTACTTTGTTTGACTTTACATTAATTTTATTTGCATTCTTAATTACTAATGCCAGTTACAGTTTTGTCTTGGACCTTATATTGATGTTATTGGTGTTAAGTGTTATATTGGTCATATATCTAAtgctttttgtttcctttttacaCATGTGACCGAGCTGGGCTTATTGAGTTCTCaagaactcaggcccaagttCTAGTTTGGATCTGAAGTCATTGAAGTTGCTACTACTCGTCCGTTGTTCGCGGGGCCCAACTCTCATCAGGCCTAAACCAAT
This DNA window, taken from Nicotiana tabacum cultivar K326 chromosome 4, ASM71507v2, whole genome shotgun sequence, encodes the following:
- the LOC142180071 gene encoding uncharacterized protein LOC142180071; this translates as MSGVEFEGTVDPTDVEQWLERIERVFEQLECSEAAKFKKASGACFNCGSFDHKVKDCPNPNLISSPCTKGLSLLLKGIEVRNLEITKREVLVELIKPVDQELQHELMLRDRGMTKMGQTWSLVVCTQIYRGCPFMIQNLGFHAALIEMPFQDYDVIIRMDWLHRYHAVVVCRSKRVTFKAPTFSHIVIQGERSLTSNIISTIVVRKMISQGCEAYISHIVDTHLESPRLKDIPVVCEFCDVFPENLSGLPWKEKLNFL